In Dermacentor albipictus isolate Rhodes 1998 colony unplaced genomic scaffold, USDA_Dalb.pri_finalv2 scaffold_19, whole genome shotgun sequence, the sequence GCAGTGTAAGACACGAAGCGGGATTCGTGATGCCCTTAGCGTGGATAATGTGCTGGTACCAAGTTCATTAGCTTTAGTAGCCCTTTTCTGTAGAAGATAGGAACTACTTAAGAAAGCCGCGAAATTTTAGTCAATAACACAAATTGAGCAAAGTGCACTAGGATAAATAATTTGATTTACTAAATGTCTTAACAAAAAGGTACCACTACAACACAGTTTGGCAAGTGCGTGGGAGGAATGTCGACGCTACCAATGTCAGTCAAATTGGCAACTTCTTAATATTATGCACACTAGCAATGCAAAGACGATGTACGTTTTAGTGGTTGCATACACAGAGTTTACTTTGATTcaggaagaagaagtgagctcGAGGCATACGTCCCATGAAAGACAGAAGCTCCTAAAACGtcttgaaacggctacaaacggctatagacgtcttggtctacGATAAGACTGAAAATATAATCTCTTCTAAACATAGCACAAGTGCCTCATATACGATAGTACATATTCTATCTGACGAAACAACAAACTACTGGTGTTACCAGAGTCTGTTTTGTTAAACGCATTCAGAACGACCAACTCAAAACATTTTTTAGATGTTGTCTAAAAGTGCCCGAAATTCCAAGCGGCACGTTAGAGGCGCGCTGAGTGTCGGCATTTACGAATACAACATGCCAGGGACAAAACGATCTCCTAAGAAGCAGCACAATAAGCTGGCTTCAATGTTGAATCATTTCACACtggaacttcaacaatcaagagTATGTTATTGTTTTCAAGCCAGGACGCGCACACGACGCCTCGCAACCATTCTTCCATGCCCGCGCAGCAGGGGCTGACATCAGGAATGAATGATGAATAAAAATATATCTGCCACGGTTAGGAGAGAAACGCCGGTGTCCGAGTGATTGCAGTGATCTTCAGCAGTGATCACAGCCCTGTGGAAGTTATGCAGATAGGTTCTCTACCTGTTAGCCATCTCCGTCCACGCTGGGAACTCTGGGAGGCAGGAagttggaaaaaagaaagattcggaggacgcttaagcttcgcctttatgaggggaacgcgataacattcaaagatccctgactacttcttatgcttcccggcaactgtagcgTATGTAAACGTAATATTCACCGTGAAACGCTTGCAGCGAGCTCTtcgcacgaaggcgggctttctggtagaaacgcggcctcttccaTGGGCCGCGATGGGGTGGAGGCCAGTACGACCTGAAAGTGCTCAATGCGTAGTAGGGAACTCTGAAAAAGGGCTTTGTGAGAGTTTTCGCTTAGCAGAATTACCTTTTCCCCTATATTCAAATTAAAATACGAGAGCTATcgcgtctgtaggttgtgtgtgactcgtagtttacgattttacTTCATATTTTAACTAGAGAAATTTAAATGGTTCAGTCAATTCTTTGCGtcacatggaaggcctgggtatgcGTGGATCGAAAATGTCTGTACCGTTGTGACGTCAGACGTCCGACGCGGGACGCCGAATGTTCTGTGACACGGTCTCATTAACGTTATAGCGTTGAAACGGCCGCTGGCGCACGAACTGCCTTGGTGGCTTGTTCGGTTGAGTGCGTTATGCTAGTTGTATGAGGTTCTCAGCTGATTTGTACGTTTCTTGAATATTAACTCGCATCGTTTAGCTGCGCTGGGGCTGCTTGCGGTGCGTATTGCATCATTccttcgtgacatcggctgtattgtgCGTTTTCGCCGACGTCATtctaccacaatggcgggatctgcgttcgccgccttcgttgTTCACGATGTATGTGCGTATGTCACACCGTTCGAACAACATTTTTTTCTGGTAAGTGAAATACTTTGCACTTTGTTTTTCGTCAATAATGGTTGAATTTTTCCATGCGTTAACCGCTACAGTTATTAATGCTCGGGATCTCCTGCCCTGTCGGTTTTCGTCATCTTTAACTTTTTAAACGAGGGTCCTGCTTGTTTGTAGCCATCttggttaacgtagcacgaaaCAACCGAAGGCAGTGCACTAAAAGAGGACGCGCTTGCCGTAACCAAGGACCACATTGATGTCGTCCCATTTTACGTCCTTTTCTTCTTGCTTGGGTTAAAGCATTGCGAGATTGGGCGCGCGTTCATATAATCGCATGCTGAATAACGGTTCTCAATCAGCTGCTGATCATGTGGCCCCGAGTCACAAGTTGGCGACGAGGTAGGCAGCGGGCCGGTGCAGGCCTGTCCAATGCGTGCGGGGCATTGGCAGTCAGCGGCTTCGAGGCGTACGTCTCGGGTACAAGCGCGTGATGGGACAAGTACGCAGAGCGACTGGAAATGTTCTGCAAAGCCAACAAGCTCTCAAAGGACGAAGAAAGCGGGTGGTTTTGCTCAGCTCCTGCGCCGAAGAAACGTACAGTCTCATCGTGACGATGGTCAAACCCGAAAGGTCGAGAGCTGCAACCTACGATAGCATCAAGAAGTCGGTCCGCGAACACGTGCATCCGAAGCCGTCGGTTCTgggtgttttttatttattttacaagcgTAACCAAGCCCAAGGTGAAAGCGTCAGAGACTACGTGACAGCGCTGAGAAAATTGGCTGAAAACTGCGGTTCTGGAGGCGAGACTCTTCCCTTGGACGAGATGATAAGAGACCGTTTCGTCTTCGGCATCAGCAACGAGGCGGGGCAACAACGCCTACTGCCAGAAGGGAACGTAAGATTCGCTGTGGCGAACGGCTCGGCTATGACAGCAGAAGCAACCTAGCGACAGCAACGAAAAGTGACGACACAGAGCCACAGTGACGTGAGCTGCACGAACCACGAGGCCGTCCACGAAACTCGCAGAAGGCAACCGGCTTTGTCCACAGTAGTCACCTGCTTGACTTATTTAGGTATTTCTGCCTGACTATCCTGTTCGTGCTAGGTCACTCTatactttgttgttgttttagtttGGTCCAGGTGGCgtctcatctttctctttttttcatttaatttaattttccTTCCATGATGGCACATGCTTACTACAGCGGTTTGGCGAATATTCGTATGGTATACGGGAATAGCAGTTAGTGCATAGATTAGCAAAACTTACCTGGAAGAAATGAATAAACACTGACGTATGAAAAACGTATGATGATTTCCCTGAAACAGCTATAAATTCCTCCTCAACTTCTCTTCTTCCCGTCTTAATCTTGTTTTTTCTGTTTCCTCATTACTAAAGAGAAGGCAGGCGTTTTGCACCTCTAGATGGCGGTTGCCAGCCTGCTCCATCAATATTTCCTTCTGTGTGCAATGTATGTTGTTTTCCCATCGGTAATTCAAGTAATAGCAATATTAGTAATAATAACAGTAACAAGCATAAGCCCTTGAAGAGGTAACTACTCAAGATATTTACTCGAATGTGTTCGATGCGCGTGGACCGAATAAAATGAAGAATACAGAGCCACCTCTGGTTCCCTGGTGGTGGTGGCCGGTTGCCTGGTTCGATCTCCGTCCCGGTGTGCCCAAGCTGAGACTTACTTTGTGGTTTGGCTGAGTTTTGGGTGGACGTGACCTAGTTATCTTACTTTTCTTATTTTTGTAGGACTTATCCGTGATTGAAACAACGCTGATGTCTAAAAACTCTCCTGAGCAAGGACCCAGCCCTTGGTCAGCCTCCCTTTCACCTGATgatttgcctttgcaatctttcttcCGCAGCCGTGTTAGCAGCATCCCTGTCGCGCTGGTGCCCTCGAGCGGTGGATTCATCCGGCTGAAGAACCCACAAGCTGTTCAGGCCGAGCTCCAGGCCATGACGCGTCACTTCCAGATGATAAGCGATGTCCGACAATTTGGAGGAGGTGGGATAGTCTGTAGGTCATCAGATTCGACCTCTGTCGCAGACCTCCTAAAGTGTAAGACTTTCGCATCTGTCCCCTTGAGTGCGTTCATTCCTTCTCATCTAGCGTGCACTAAAGGCGTTGTCCAGGGCGTAAACTCTCCATTGAGCCCAATTGAGACTCTGGAGAAACTTTCTGATGCTGGCGTCATAGCTGTATACCGGTGTAACCGACTGGTAAACGAAGAAAAAATTGCCATAGAATCAGTCATTGCTAGGTTTGCTGGCATGTCCTGCCCTTCTGAACTGAAATTGTGGCCACTTATTTTTAGAGTGGAACCTCTCGCTTCCCATCCGCTTCAGTGTCGGAACTGTTGGCGTTTTGGCCATTGTGCAGGAGGCTGCAAATCAAATGGACGCTGTCGCGCCTGTGGTGACGATCATTCTCCCAATGAGTGCACAGCTGAAGCCGAAACTAGCTGCCCATGTGGAGGGAACCATGCGGCTGACTATTCAAACTGCTCGGCTAGAGCCAGCGAAATACAGGTCCTCGAGGTAATTGACAGGCGACGATGTTCGCGGCGAGAAGCTATTGCAGTCGTCAAGGAAAGAGCCTTTGGATACGCTGGCGTCACTGCGAGGCAATCTACTTTACAGGAAGACAACTTGTCGAAACTCATTGAATCGGATGAagaaaaagcaatgacaaaggaaatgcaacatattgtcacaagTGTTACCGACTGTCTTTCCCAAGTGTTTACTGCGCAGATGACACAGCTATTGCAAACAGCTGCAACACCAATCACCAAATCAATTGCttgtgctgcagaacaggtagccaGTTCAGTCCTAGTGCCAAGTACCACATCGAACCCAACATGTCTTGGATCCGATCCTTCTTCTTCGCGTCAGTCAGACTCGCACGTCGACATGGAAACAGGTCATGATACCAGGCCGCAAAAGCGAACTGGGTCTCCAGTAACTGCTTCTTGTCCATATACCGAAAACAAAAAGGGTAATCCAATTTCTCATTCTGGCACCCAAGAAATTTCATTGCGACGGTAATCGCTGAAGTAACTATATCAATTAGATCATCACCATAGCTTCTTTAAAGGtgctacagtggaactgtcgttccctGTTTTCTGCTTCAACAGACTTATATTGCTTAACAACTCATCTTAATCCTGATGTCACaatcttacaagaaacctggcttactcctgagaaaaattttcatcttAAAGATGAaaatgctgatgacattgccttttttCGTATAGCTAGTgacatatactctctttacgaaatactgcagtcgtatctaagggaagtggaaggctggctggatagtttacacttaaacctgaatcCTATTAAGTGTGCTATCCTTGTTTTTCTCgttaaagacccagtatacatatcACTTAATTATCATCTCGAAGATATCCCACAAGTATAGTCACTAAAATACATCGGAATTATTTACAATAgaaatcttaactggcggccgcatattgaatatattgcgacaaaaggagctcgtTCAATGGGCATTTTGGGCAAGTAATTGAGCAACCGAAGAACAGGTATGCGaagaaaatccctcttgatggtaCATAAGATGTATGTTCATCCACTGTTAGAATTAGGATGCATTTTATTCTTAGGTGTTCCAgcatacaagcttcggccgctagttttgttggaacgagaggcactacgtctgtgcttaggcctcCCAAAATACGTTTTGGGAGGCCCACCCATAATATGCCGATTTCACCTTCCGACAGTTCAGACTTTCCTGAGGCTATATGAATCCCCATTAAACCGCCTTCAAATTATTTTCCTCTCTGagccagaattattttttcctatTCATTGAcccaggtttcatagaccacagattatatttgtgcaaacattacttgagCCACTAAATGTGCAAATTCGCGAGGTACTTCATgataatacgcattcaaattacccagagatcaggttcgatgacattttcccaaacaacgcgaaactactcccttacggcatcttaaacgccatgttgcaagaccacctaagcagCCTAGAAACAAAcgttatcattgcaacagatgcctcacagtgcgaggaaaaagctggcattggaatattttgtcctgcgctcgactggtctttttctttaaggttgcctgattttgtgcctatttttctggccgagttgttagcagtaatcctagcttgacgtaaattagacccaatgattacaacggctgccCTTCTGACTGACTCCCTTTCagtatgctcttgccttaccgctactaatgagtcacccatgataaaactcttccacttactagttccagcccatgtgcaatgtgttcatttgatttgggtgccagggcataaaggtttgttttttaatgaaagtgctgattcactggcaaatgcatcactatccggccctgttcttcctattctaccagtgacagcagaGATCACGGCGGCAAGTTTTCGGATGCGATCAATAAGATTAGCCTTATTAAACCCACGTTTgactgcttctccagagtataagcaCCTGGCATGTCCCTGACATAGCGAATCCTGTGACaaaaagatgcttgaggtctgcctcaccaaattacgctgccgaaTACCCTCGCTGAATTTCTAATTGCACAGGTCAGGTTTGGTTCCCTCCCCCCTCTGTACTTTTTGTAATGAGGAAAAAACGATACACCACTTTCTTCTATGTTTTCGCCGCTTTACTGCGGTTAGAAAAAGATGGTTGaaaataccttttcgaagaattggcctggacttgacagaacctgcaattctttcgttcggagcgtccactttgcgattcagccacagggatgcatgcttcgctgtccgaaCATTCCTTAAGggatctaaacgaatgccctgctaaattcctttctttttgtttttaatttaaattaattattactcattcaatatgaccttcctgattatatttaacaggtaattctgctctattcaatgctatttcgaTGCCTATTAgaaaatttatgctccataataatttcgaataatccacccatttcttggcaaatcccccatcgtgggtaggagccataCGCATCACAGGCTAAAACAACAACAACCTCTCTCGTACAGTGCGAATCCGACTTCATTTTGTGGCAGTAACTAGGCTTCTTTGTTTCGCAGAGCTTCATCTAAAATATCCGGCGAGACCTTAGGGCCCGGCAATTGGGAAAGCCTTCTTTGCAGCCGAGACACTGTCAACGCCGATCTATACTCTTGCGAAGCCTCGTGTTTCATCGTGATGCAACGGCCTCAGTCCAATTCCAGCACCTCGCACCAGGATACAAAGATGACTGGCCACGGATTTCGACACGCAGTTCACCAAGAATTCACATGCGGCGGCACTCGGAGACCAGCAACAGTGTCCGCACACAGCTACTCGCGGGCTCTACTTTCTGGTCTGTACCCGAAACGCGGCAGGCGTCCCGGGATCCTTCCTTCTCGGTGCTGCCCCGTTCCGGCGTTCCTTTGGTCCAGGCATGGTTGGCCAGGCGCCTTTGTCTCCGGGTCAGTGGACGGGTGAATATCCGTACAAGTTCTGTAACCAAAACGATAGTGTTTCTGATCCAGATAGCCGAAAAGTATAGGGTTCATGCAGTGCTCCGGTGAAAGCTCGCGCTCATCTGGGTGGCACCATAGGCCAAGGGCCGCGGGGGACAGTCGCGCGAGCGCGATCTTAGGGTTATTTCGAGTACTTCCTCCCACTCAGTGGCAATTTTAGTATAAACCTGCGTGTTCTTTGtacactacccgccgtggttgctcagtggctatggtgttgggctgctgagcacgaggtcgcgggatcaaatcccggccacggcggccgcatttcgatgggggcgaaatgcgaaaacacccgtgtacttagatttaggtgcatcttaaagaaccccaggtggtcgaaatttccggagtcccccccggcatgcctcataatcagaaagtggttttggcaggtgaaaccccattatttactttctttctttgtacACTGGTTGCGCAGGATCCTCAAAGTTGTTCAGGCATGGGCACGTTGATATTTACTTAAGTACGTTACATGTACTGCAGAAAGACAAAACAAACAACACATGACAATGCGCTTCCATTAGGTGGGCGTGTTCTTGTGGCTGCGTTATTGGATTGTCTGTAGTATTTTCGAGCAACTAGCAGCCGAGGAAGGACGGGCCTTTTTCTTGTAATGGAGTATTTGCTGATGGCAGGTTCTTCTCGCTAATAAAATGTCGAAAATCTTGTTTGGCTGACATCTGCTGTTGACAATACTTCTAGGGTGATGACAATTTTCGCAATATAGCTACCTGGAGCCAAGTGCGTTTTTTACGATTAAAGGCTTTGCTTGGCCTTCAATAATATCCAAAAACAGACACGGACATCTAAGCATTTATGAGTTGTCAATGCGAATGCATGAATGCACATTTGATCGCTGCTGAGGTGTCCTTCGATTTATGAAATCCTCGCGGGCCAGCCAGTGACCAACTTGGCCAGCCAgtttggccaacgcctcctagattgCACAATGCCGGTGCACTTCGattcatgacgtcatgatacCTTGCTGAACTGATATAGAATCAAATAAGGGCGCTACCGAGTAATTCGTAACGATTTATATATCACCGGTTTCGTCAAGGCAGGattggcaatgaaaatttcggttcaagtagcatgatgtcagtAAGCAGAGTGTGCAGGCCTGCTTTAGACGAAGCACTCGTTTAGTCCAGTAGGTAAGAAATGCGGCTTCTGAGCCTGGGATGGTAGTTTCAGAAGCCACTACCATTAACGTTTTCTATTTCGAATTTATCCTGTATTTCATATATCATGTCCTTCATAGGAATTAtcgaggcgaagttagaacgcggGCGAGAGCTGGCGCGTCCCAGGAACGCGCCGCTAacgccggcttccgagagcgagggtgacgccGCGTCGTGGCGATGTCCTCTCCACTCACGCAACTCACGGCGCGGCAGCACCCGCTCTGCCGCAggaccctttcacccgctctgctccgtcgacgcgcacacgtgacgtgacgtcacagccaatgggaatttagcgGATGTTTGTCTGGTACAGACGCCGGATTTTTCGGTCAGTCGACCATTCGCGGCTATTGCATCAAAAAGAATTGTAGAAGTTTGTTACCATCGTGTTATTTAAGTGTTTAGGAATTCATTGTGCGAACGAAAAATATTATAGTAGAGAACGAATACACCCTAAACTAATCTTTAGCAACAGTGATGCACAGTCCGATTTATTGCGAAATCTTTATATCCCAGCGGAAAGCACCGCCAGCGAGTCAGCCCAAGACGTTCTGGTGGCGGATCTGCTGGTACAATCTCGGCGACGCTTCTCGCCGCATCTGCCGCAGCCAAGACGATGGTTCACAGGAGGCGGATCGAGCTCGCAATTGGTACGGTGTGCCATCCACGGAGCAGCCAGCCCCGCGTTCTTGAAAACTCCGCCCCCCGCCTGACCATCGCAGGGGCCCTGTGCAGACCTTGCCCCAGTTGCAGCGGTGGTGCTTGGCGCAAGGGCGGCGTGTCTTGCTTCAAGTGCACCTACAGCTTTTGCGTGGCTGGGTGCGCGCGTGGAGATGAGGGACCCGCCGTCATGGCCTTCCACGCGCTGCGCTTTCCCGCGGCCAGCCGCACCGGAGCTTCAAAAGACGGGAAGTTCCAGTTCCGCGTGGCCAAGCACTCCACGGCCATTCTGCCTGTGGCGGAGTAATTTTCACACATATTATCGTACTTTTCAAGCAGTACAAGGACATACTGGCCGTTCTTTCGAACGTTATAGGCTTCCATAAAATCGGCTATGCAAACGCCCATCCGGAAGCCTGAATGCGCGCGCGAAACTTTGCCGAGGTGGCGACTCTCGAGAATTCCGTGGATGACGCAGCTCGCCGTTGACGCGAACATTTATGTGTTGCTTTCTAACATAGTCCTTCTGGAACTCGTACAACGTTTCGTCGCAATTACAACGAGGTGTTACATTTTTTGATGTTTTGTAAAAATACATTTTCATGCATGCGATATTTCTAGTTCGTCCTAAAGATTTTCTTTTGGGGGGGACATTGTTTTTGCATTGTCGACAATTACGCCTGCCTTGTTATTAAAACATGCATGATCTGGCACATTTTGACTTCTTGTATAGCTATAGCGAACATTGATCAAAGGGGACAAAACAAGAAGAGGGACACACGAAGCGCTGTGAGCTTTGTCTGGGCTTCACTCTCTTTTCGCCTTGGTTGATCATCCACTACGTACGTGAAGATGTACCGACTCGCTCAAATCGCCACACCCGTCAGTTTAACTACTCTTTGCCTGACAGATGTAACATGCGACTTACTAGCTAAAACACATATCTGTTCTTTAG encodes:
- the LOC139052124 gene encoding uncharacterized protein translates to MQRPQSNSSTSHQDTKMTGHGFRHAVHQEFTCGGTRRPATVSAHSYSRALLSGLYPKRGRRPGILPSRCCPVPAFLWSRHGWPGAFVSGSVDGGKHRQRVSPRRSGGGSAGTISATLLAASAAAKTMVHRRRIELAIGTVCHPRSSQPRVLENSAPRLTIAGALCRPCPSCSGGAWRKGGVSCFKCTYSFCVAGCARGDEGPAVMAFHALRFPAASRTGASKDGKFQFRVAKHSTAILPVAE